In the genome of Paenibacillus pabuli, one region contains:
- a CDS encoding rhamnogalacturonan lyase — protein MGKRSLWKRTLRTAGVSLLSSALLATSLGLGNTPVTHAAGARQMEFLDRGVVAVKTGTGVFVSWRLLGTEGSNVSFNVYRDGTKVNASPITNSTNLQDASGTSSSKYTVRAVVSGTEQAASAAASVWGNNYLSVPLSVPAGGTTPDGVAYTYSANDASAGDVDGDGEYELIVKWDPSNSKDNSQSGYTGEVFIDAYKLNGTRLWRISLGKNIRAGAHYTQFMVYDLDGDGKAEVAMKTADGTKDGTGAVIGDASKDYRNSSGYVLSGPEFLTIFNGQTGKALSTVNYEPARGNVSDWGDNYGNRVDRFLAAIAYLDGERPSLVMARGYYTRTVLVAYNWRDGQLTKQWTFDSNTSGNSGYAGQGNHNLSVADVDGDGKDEIVYGAMAVDDNGKGLYTTGLHHGDAMHLSDLDPDRAGLEVFQVHETASNAGVEFRDARTGQLIWGIPTTKDIGRGMAADIDPRYKGAEVWADGGLYTAKGQKIGTTLPSSTNFGIWWDGDLLRELLDSNRIDKWDYANSKTVNLLTASGVSSNNGTKSTPNLQADLFGDWREEVVWRTNDSSALRIYTTTAVTDKRIYTLMHDPVYRLGVAWQNVAYNQPPHTGFYLGDGMSTPPVPNIWYAGK, from the coding sequence ATGGGAAAACGATCGTTATGGAAGCGTACATTGCGGACCGCAGGGGTATCCCTGCTGAGCTCTGCGTTACTGGCTACTTCGCTCGGCCTTGGAAACACGCCGGTAACTCATGCTGCGGGTGCTCGTCAGATGGAGTTTCTGGACCGTGGTGTGGTTGCAGTAAAGACAGGTACAGGTGTGTTTGTCAGTTGGCGGCTTCTGGGTACGGAAGGGTCGAATGTATCGTTTAATGTCTATCGGGATGGAACCAAAGTAAATGCATCACCTATAACGAACAGCACCAACCTCCAAGATGCAAGCGGGACAAGCAGTTCCAAATATACCGTTCGAGCCGTAGTTAGTGGAACCGAGCAGGCTGCTTCGGCGGCAGCGAGCGTATGGGGCAATAATTATCTGTCCGTACCTCTCAGTGTGCCAGCAGGGGGGACAACACCGGATGGTGTGGCCTACACGTACAGTGCCAATGATGCGAGTGCAGGGGATGTGGATGGGGACGGCGAGTATGAATTGATCGTGAAGTGGGACCCGTCGAACTCCAAGGATAACTCCCAAAGCGGCTACACAGGTGAAGTATTTATCGATGCCTACAAATTGAATGGAACGCGCCTATGGCGTATCAGTCTGGGCAAAAATATCCGTGCGGGTGCTCATTACACCCAGTTCATGGTTTACGATCTGGACGGTGACGGCAAGGCTGAAGTGGCGATGAAAACGGCGGATGGTACCAAGGATGGAACGGGAGCAGTCATCGGTGATGCCAGCAAGGATTATCGGAATTCCAGCGGATACGTTCTATCAGGACCGGAGTTTCTTACAATCTTCAATGGACAGACTGGCAAAGCACTTTCCACGGTGAACTATGAACCGGCGCGCGGCAATGTATCCGATTGGGGAGACAACTACGGCAACCGGGTCGATCGATTCCTTGCAGCGATTGCATATTTGGATGGGGAGCGGCCAAGCCTGGTCATGGCACGCGGTTATTACACGCGGACTGTGCTGGTGGCGTACAATTGGAGAGATGGACAACTAACCAAGCAGTGGACGTTTGACTCCAACACGTCAGGTAATTCAGGTTATGCAGGACAGGGCAACCATAATCTGAGCGTTGCAGACGTAGATGGCGATGGCAAAGACGAAATCGTTTACGGAGCGATGGCGGTGGATGATAACGGCAAAGGACTCTATACGACAGGACTTCATCATGGGGACGCGATGCATCTCAGTGATCTGGACCCGGATCGGGCGGGACTTGAAGTATTCCAGGTGCATGAGACCGCGTCCAATGCTGGAGTCGAATTCCGTGATGCGCGTACAGGCCAGTTGATCTGGGGTATACCAACGACGAAAGATATTGGACGGGGCATGGCAGCCGATATCGATCCACGTTATAAGGGTGCCGAAGTGTGGGCAGATGGTGGTTTGTATACAGCCAAAGGGCAGAAAATCGGGACAACGCTGCCTTCCTCCACGAATTTTGGCATCTGGTGGGACGGTGACTTGCTTCGTGAACTGCTGGACAGCAACCGGATTGATAAATGGGACTATGCCAATAGCAAAACGGTGAATCTGTTGACGGCATCCGGTGTTTCTTCCAATAATGGAACGAAATCCACACCGAACCTGCAGGCTGACCTGTTCGGAGACTGGAGAGAAGAAGTGGTATGGCGGACCAATGACAGCTCTGCACTGCGCATCTACACGACAACAGCTGTTACAGACAAACGAATCTACACCCTGATGCATGATCCGGTATACCGTCTTGGCGTAGCGTGGCAAAATGTAGCCTATAACCAACCGCCACATACAGGCTTTTATTTGGGAGATGGCATGAGTACACCTCCCGTACCGAATATCTGGTATGCTGGCAAATAA
- a CDS encoding S-layer homology domain-containing protein: protein MKKNILATLTAGALLTLSLSAGPIHAAQAEFTDIQGITGADKIESLHQDGLIKGVSDSLFKPEQELNTAQGIQLIADGLHLNLDTIRFIKQPLPSDYFSYVRDGVWYSDAFIRAQFNGIKMSNDIDPSKALTREQYTLFLMQGIEAKGGLPMINIKPVDITDEKELTPEYQGAVQRSLVLKINTLDAEGNFNPKETITRAEAAVMMYNAIEYLEEFNAPKIPETPEK, encoded by the coding sequence ATGAAAAAAAACATATTGGCTACATTAACAGCCGGAGCTCTGCTCACCCTTTCTCTGAGCGCTGGTCCGATTCACGCAGCTCAAGCAGAATTTACGGATATTCAAGGTATTACGGGAGCAGACAAGATTGAATCCCTGCATCAGGATGGCTTAATCAAAGGAGTGAGTGATAGCTTGTTCAAACCGGAACAGGAACTAAACACGGCTCAAGGTATACAGCTCATTGCAGATGGTCTCCATCTGAATTTGGACACGATTCGTTTTATCAAGCAACCCCTGCCAAGTGACTATTTCTCCTATGTAAGGGATGGCGTATGGTACAGTGATGCTTTTATCCGCGCCCAGTTCAACGGTATTAAGATGTCCAACGATATCGATCCTTCCAAGGCGCTGACCCGCGAACAGTACACCCTTTTCTTGATGCAGGGCATTGAAGCCAAAGGCGGGCTGCCAATGATTAACATCAAGCCTGTCGATATCACGGATGAGAAAGAGCTCACTCCGGAATATCAAGGCGCTGTTCAACGCTCCCTTGTCTTGAAGATTAACACACTTGATGCGGAGGGCAACTTCAATCCGAAGGAAACTATTACCCGCGCCGAAGCTGCGGTTATGATGTATAACGCAATAGAGTATCTGGAAGAGTTCAATGCACCGAAAATCCCGGAAACACCAGAGAAATAA
- a CDS encoding lactonase family protein, translating into MMGPTATNEAFFYTGTYASADQPGIFLCALNKDTGELRIVNHTEGVDNPSYLALCPDGDCLYVVSETDEGEVLVYRRDAATGELHLMDRKLTKGASPCYVSVTEDSKWVLTSNYSSGSVNVFPVGDQGTLGEMSALVEHTGRGQNDDRQEGPHAHSIQPDPSGQYAIVCDLGLDQIIVYRQEEGRLVTHRETNQPPGSGPRHLVFHPNSKWAYVINELSNTVTAFMYDQRRGEFTTLQHISTLPEGHSGEGTSADIRVSPCGRFLYASNRGDDSIVLYHIDQESGELEAIEWTSTIGQTPRNFNLLPGGILLVANQDSNNLVAFQIDGEDGRLTHNGFKLEIPRPVCIAPVV; encoded by the coding sequence ATGATGGGACCGACAGCAACGAACGAAGCTTTTTTCTATACAGGTACTTATGCATCAGCGGATCAACCGGGGATTTTCCTATGTGCCTTGAATAAGGATACAGGCGAGTTGCGGATCGTAAATCATACGGAGGGGGTGGATAACCCATCTTATCTGGCTTTATGCCCGGATGGGGATTGCCTTTACGTAGTAAGTGAGACAGATGAGGGAGAGGTGCTGGTCTATCGCAGGGATGCCGCAACGGGTGAACTGCACCTGATGGATCGCAAGTTGACGAAGGGTGCTTCGCCTTGTTATGTGTCTGTCACGGAGGACAGCAAATGGGTGCTGACTTCAAACTATAGCAGTGGCAGTGTAAATGTATTCCCAGTGGGGGACCAAGGCACGCTTGGAGAGATGAGTGCGCTGGTTGAGCATACGGGAAGGGGGCAGAATGATGACCGTCAGGAAGGGCCGCACGCTCACTCGATTCAACCAGACCCTTCCGGTCAATATGCCATTGTCTGTGATCTGGGTCTGGATCAGATTATCGTGTATCGTCAGGAAGAAGGCCGCCTGGTAACGCATCGTGAGACGAATCAGCCTCCAGGCTCCGGGCCGAGACATCTGGTCTTCCACCCCAACTCCAAATGGGCCTATGTGATTAATGAATTAAGTAACACCGTTACGGCATTCATGTATGATCAGCGCAGAGGTGAGTTCACTACGCTGCAGCATATCTCTACACTGCCTGAAGGGCATTCCGGGGAAGGTACGTCGGCGGATATCCGTGTGTCCCCGTGTGGTCGCTTCCTGTATGCTTCCAACCGTGGGGACGACAGCATTGTGCTGTATCACATTGACCAGGAATCCGGTGAGCTGGAGGCTATAGAGTGGACTTCGACTATTGGTCAGACTCCGCGTAACTTCAACCTGCTTCCCGGTGGTATTCTGCTGGTGGCCAATCAGGACAGCAACAACCTTGTTGCTTTTCAGATCGATGGTGAAGATGGACGTCTGACACACAACGGATTCAAATTGGAGATACCCCGCCCAGTGTGTATTGCTCCGGTAGTATAA
- a CDS encoding MBL fold metallo-hydrolase — translation MRITREHAVVQVSFLPRLFPVNVYLVEEEDGFTLIDAGMPFSLKGILATAQSLGKPITRIILTHAHGDHVGALDGLKDALPKAEVCISRRDAPLLAGDATLLPGEPQTPVRGSVPKGIRTRPDRLLDDGDRIGSLVAIATPGHTPGHMAFMDTRSRVLIAGDAYQLHGGLAVSGRLRPLFPFPALATWNRELALASAKRLAELEPSVLAVGHGRMLRQPAAAMRAAAADAEQRLRPAGGHL, via the coding sequence ATGCGAATTACACGTGAGCATGCCGTTGTCCAAGTTTCATTCCTTCCACGCTTATTCCCTGTGAACGTATATCTCGTTGAAGAAGAAGATGGGTTTACTCTTATTGATGCCGGAATGCCATTCAGTCTCAAGGGAATTCTGGCTACTGCACAATCCCTGGGCAAACCGATCACCAGAATCATTCTGACTCACGCCCACGGCGACCATGTCGGTGCACTTGATGGTCTTAAGGATGCGCTGCCGAAAGCCGAGGTTTGCATTTCCAGACGGGATGCCCCGCTGCTGGCTGGAGACGCCACCCTGCTTCCCGGCGAGCCGCAGACTCCGGTACGCGGCAGTGTACCCAAAGGGATCCGCACCCGCCCGGATCGCTTGCTGGATGACGGCGACCGGATCGGCTCCCTGGTCGCCATTGCCACCCCAGGCCATACGCCGGGCCATATGGCCTTCATGGATACGCGCAGTCGCGTGCTCATCGCTGGCGACGCGTATCAGCTGCACGGCGGCCTCGCCGTATCCGGCCGCCTGCGCCCGCTCTTTCCGTTCCCCGCGCTGGCGACGTGGAACCGGGAACTTGCTCTTGCCAGCGCCAAGCGCCTGGCTGAGCTGGAGCCGTCCGTGCTCGCTGTAGGGCACGGACGAATGCTGCGCCAGCCCGCCGCGGCGATGCGCGCAGCTGCGGCAGACGCGGAGCAGCGGCTGCGCCCTGCCGGGGGGCATCTGTGA
- a CDS encoding nitroreductase family protein: MSSIENNETLRVINERHAVKKYESGFVMPEADLNAILTAASEAPSSWNLQHWKFLVIESEADKAKLLPIAYGQSQITDSSVTIAVLGDLEANRNAVIYDQAVEAGAIPAEVRDALVGQINGAYQNPQTARDEAIRNASFASQNIMLAARSLGYDTCPMGGYNPKQLIETFNIPARYLPTLLITVGKAAVPARPAGRFPLSEVVVKGSF, from the coding sequence ATGTCCAGCATTGAAAACAATGAAACACTTCGCGTGATTAATGAACGTCACGCTGTCAAGAAGTACGAAAGTGGTTTTGTTATGCCTGAAGCAGATCTGAACGCTATCCTGACTGCCGCTTCCGAAGCACCGTCTTCATGGAACCTGCAGCACTGGAAATTCCTTGTGATTGAATCCGAAGCGGACAAAGCCAAGTTGCTGCCAATCGCTTATGGTCAAAGTCAAATCACAGACAGCTCGGTGACTATTGCTGTACTCGGAGATCTGGAAGCAAACCGCAACGCCGTGATTTATGATCAGGCTGTTGAAGCAGGTGCGATCCCGGCTGAAGTTCGTGACGCATTGGTTGGACAGATCAACGGTGCTTACCAAAATCCGCAAACTGCCCGTGATGAAGCGATCCGCAATGCATCTTTTGCTTCACAGAACATTATGCTTGCTGCACGTTCCCTCGGATATGATACTTGCCCAATGGGTGGTTACAATCCGAAACAATTGATCGAAACATTCAATATCCCGGCGCGTTATTTGCCAACGTTGTTGATTACGGTAGGTAAAGCTGCAGTACCAGCTCGACCAGCAGGTCGTTTCCCGCTGTCCGAAGTTGTTGTTAAAGGTTCCTTCTAA
- a CDS encoding TetR-like C-terminal domain-containing protein, with the protein MSAQQLRRAITEASAGRSGDEAIQEVAAAYIGFVRKHPGLYEAFFHAPDRQEPQLVVESTAALDLLLRLLQPYTLSEAEALHAVRGLRSLCHGFASMGEKGGFGMNFDPDESLQLSVTAFLTGLQHLHS; encoded by the coding sequence ATGTCCGCACAGCAGCTCAGACGTGCAATAACTGAGGCTTCCGCCGGCCGTTCGGGTGACGAAGCCATTCAGGAGGTCGCTGCTGCTTATATCGGCTTCGTCCGCAAACATCCAGGGCTGTATGAAGCATTCTTCCATGCCCCGGACCGTCAGGAACCGCAGCTCGTTGTCGAGAGTACAGCTGCCCTGGACCTGCTGCTCCGCCTGTTGCAACCCTATACGCTAAGTGAAGCGGAAGCGCTCCATGCCGTTCGCGGTTTACGTAGCCTTTGCCACGGCTTTGCGTCCATGGGTGAAAAAGGCGGCTTCGGCATGAACTTTGACCCGGATGAGAGTCTGCAGCTGTCCGTGACCGCTTTCCTGACTGGGTTGCAACATCTTCATTCATAA
- the cysT gene encoding sulfate ABC transporter permease subunit CysT → MSKVMVARRRTLPGFGLTMGYSVLYLSLVVLIPLAALLFNSTGLTWSTLIEVATNPRVLASFQVSFLTAGAAALIDLVLGLLLAWVLVRYEFPGKRLFDAVIDLPFALPTAVAGVALTALYAGNGWIGQFVEPLGIKLAYSQAGITLALMFIGIPFVVRTVQPVLQELEAEVEEAAATLGAGRWRIFRKILLPDLIPPLLTGFALAFARGIGEYGSVVFISGNMPMKTEIAPLLIMAKLEQFDYAGATAVALLLLLVSFVLLLIINSLQRWSRKAGRA, encoded by the coding sequence ATGAGCAAGGTGATGGTGGCCCGGAGACGCACACTACCGGGATTCGGATTAACGATGGGTTACAGTGTGCTGTACCTGAGCCTGGTTGTACTTATTCCGCTGGCAGCGCTCTTGTTTAATTCCACGGGGTTGACCTGGTCCACACTAATTGAGGTGGCGACCAATCCCCGGGTACTGGCTTCCTTCCAGGTGAGTTTTCTGACTGCAGGTGCAGCGGCCCTGATCGATCTGGTCCTCGGGCTGCTCCTGGCTTGGGTACTCGTCCGGTATGAATTCCCGGGAAAACGGCTGTTTGATGCCGTCATTGATCTGCCTTTTGCTCTGCCGACAGCAGTGGCGGGGGTTGCCTTAACGGCGCTGTATGCCGGAAATGGCTGGATTGGGCAGTTTGTGGAACCTCTGGGCATCAAGCTGGCCTATTCACAGGCGGGTATTACCCTCGCGCTGATGTTTATCGGGATTCCGTTTGTGGTGCGCACGGTGCAGCCTGTTTTGCAGGAGTTGGAGGCAGAGGTGGAAGAAGCTGCCGCTACGCTGGGAGCGGGAAGATGGCGGATATTCCGGAAGATCCTGCTTCCGGATCTGATCCCGCCGCTGCTGACCGGCTTTGCGTTGGCCTTTGCCCGAGGCATTGGAGAATATGGCTCAGTGGTGTTTATCTCAGGCAATATGCCGATGAAAACGGAGATTGCGCCCCTGCTGATCATGGCGAAGCTGGAGCAGTTCGATTATGCGGGAGCTACGGCGGTTGCCTTGCTGCTGCTGCTGGTCTCTTTTGTCCTATTGCTGATCATTAATTCACTTCAACGCTGGAGCCGTAAGGCAGGCAGAGCTTAG
- a CDS encoding sulfate ABC transporter substrate-binding protein, which translates to MKKRIHKGILVGLALVLTGVLAACGSESGGTNAAGTSKGTEGSKEGAKAIELLNVSYDPTRELYEQYNKAFAAYWLKEKGQEVTVKQSHGGSGKQSRSVIDGLDADVVTLALGYDIDAIEDKGLINAGWQDKYEHNSSPYTSTIVFLVRKGNPKGIKDWDDLIKGDTQVITPNPKTSGGARWNYLAAWGYALKHNNNDEEKAKAFVAELFKHAPVLDSGARGATTTFVERGIGDVLLAWENEAFLSVKELGPDKFDIVVPSVSILAEPPVAIVDKNADKKGSREVADAYLKYLYSEEGQTIAAENYYRPTLDSVKEKFKDQFPQLELFTLNDVFGTWRDTQAKHFNDGGIFDQIYVPGS; encoded by the coding sequence ATGAAAAAGAGAATTCATAAGGGTATTCTGGTTGGTCTGGCATTGGTGTTAACAGGGGTACTGGCGGCATGCGGATCGGAAAGCGGTGGCACGAATGCGGCAGGAACATCGAAGGGAACGGAAGGCAGCAAAGAAGGGGCAAAAGCGATCGAGCTGCTGAATGTATCCTATGATCCGACACGTGAACTCTATGAGCAATATAACAAGGCGTTTGCAGCGTATTGGCTGAAAGAGAAAGGTCAGGAAGTAACCGTTAAGCAATCTCATGGCGGTTCAGGTAAACAGAGTCGTTCCGTCATTGATGGACTGGACGCGGATGTGGTCACACTGGCATTGGGATACGATATCGATGCGATTGAGGATAAAGGTCTGATCAATGCGGGCTGGCAGGACAAATATGAGCATAACAGCTCTCCGTATACATCAACGATCGTATTTTTGGTACGCAAAGGCAATCCGAAAGGCATTAAGGACTGGGATGATCTGATCAAGGGAGATACCCAGGTCATTACCCCGAATCCGAAAACGTCCGGCGGGGCACGCTGGAACTATCTGGCGGCATGGGGATATGCGCTCAAACATAACAACAATGACGAAGAGAAAGCCAAAGCCTTTGTTGCTGAACTGTTCAAACATGCGCCAGTCCTTGACTCTGGAGCACGTGGGGCGACAACTACGTTTGTAGAGCGCGGTATTGGTGATGTACTGCTGGCATGGGAGAATGAGGCTTTCTTGTCGGTTAAAGAGCTGGGCCCAGACAAATTCGACATTGTGGTGCCTTCGGTCAGCATTTTGGCTGAACCGCCTGTAGCCATTGTAGATAAAAATGCAGACAAAAAAGGCAGCCGCGAAGTGGCGGACGCCTATCTGAAATACTTGTACAGCGAAGAGGGGCAGACCATTGCTGCTGAAAACTATTACCGTCCAACTTTGGACAGCGTGAAGGAAAAGTTCAAGGATCAATTCCCGCAGCTTGAGCTGTTCACATTGAACGATGTATTTGGCACATGGCGCGATACCCAGGCCAAGCATTTTAATGACGGCGGCATCTTTGACCAGATTTATGTTCCAGGCAGCTAA
- a CDS encoding RrF2 family transcriptional regulator, with the protein MNSEFTIAVHCLVFLAMKEECMANSEDLSQSVGTHPARVRKVLSVLRKHGYLTTKEGAHGGYLLSRPSEEIKLGELYRLVAGGSLGPSWCSGESGSTCVVSSNMKGVMGSIYDGGEEALSAYFDRISIEDVKHRIGNGEECSLSMESLSMKDRS; encoded by the coding sequence ATGAACAGTGAATTTACCATTGCTGTGCACTGCCTGGTCTTTCTGGCCATGAAGGAGGAGTGTATGGCCAATAGTGAAGACTTGTCTCAAAGTGTTGGTACCCATCCAGCCAGAGTACGCAAGGTGCTTAGTGTGCTGCGGAAGCATGGATACCTGACAACCAAGGAAGGTGCTCACGGTGGATATCTGCTCAGCCGTCCGAGTGAAGAAATCAAGCTTGGAGAATTGTACAGACTGGTGGCAGGTGGATCGCTTGGTCCCAGCTGGTGCTCGGGAGAATCCGGTTCAACGTGCGTTGTTTCTTCCAATATGAAGGGTGTAATGGGTAGCATCTACGATGGAGGCGAAGAGGCGCTGAGCGCATATTTTGACCGTATATCCATTGAGGATGTGAAGCATCGTATCGGTAATGGGGAAGAATGTTCTTTGTCTATGGAATCCTTGTCCATGAAGGATAGGTCATGA